A portion of the Polaribacter cellanae genome contains these proteins:
- a CDS encoding DUF4199 family protein — protein sequence MSSSKIIIKHALLITLLIGGFFFTCKLLGLEENPYLRFLNLLFVLIGIKQAIKTNIFENKETNYSANLGIGIQTSVAAVILSIIGIVVYVKFINPQFLTVMNNSFLIGGDLSLAEIVLTLLIEGMASSVIGAFIIMQFYKNYDKKNYRNKKENI from the coding sequence ATGTCGTCAAGTAAAATTATTATAAAACACGCATTATTAATTACCTTATTAATTGGAGGTTTTTTCTTTACCTGTAAATTATTAGGATTGGAAGAAAACCCATATTTACGTTTTTTAAACTTATTATTTGTACTTATAGGTATTAAACAAGCTATTAAAACAAATATTTTTGAAAACAAAGAAACCAATTATTCAGCAAATTTAGGAATAGGAATACAAACATCTGTAGCTGCAGTTATACTTTCTATTATTGGTATTGTAGTTTACGTAAAATTTATAAATCCCCAGTTTTTAACTGTAATGAATAATTCTTTTCTAATTGGTGGAGATTTATCACTGGCTGAAATTGTACTTACTTTACTTATCGAAGGAATGGCTTCGTCTGTTATTGGCGCTTTTATAATTATGCAGTTTTATAAAAATTACGATAAAAAAAATTACAGAAATAAAAAAGAAAATATATAA
- a CDS encoding cell envelope biogenesis protein OmpA, translated as MKETTADNKKDNRFELLRELLLEDDREKFETLSKEIIQKEKFSRRVEPLVDKKIEDLRENFPKYFGGTITETIKVQIRDSQDEVVEALYPIMGKLVKKAIVSEVTKLSDSINKTIKEKFSLQQVVARFFKGKNNDAGVVLQEVFEPIIEEVFIIEKDSGLLAGSYSRGSVADKDMVSGMLTAIKSFAEDAFSKEGQNLEDIKFDSFQLSIKNFKSIYIAIATSGVLNADFKDKMADNVNNLAEVILRNRKYLSDEIKLNVLIERHLID; from the coding sequence ATGAAAGAAACAACTGCAGATAACAAAAAAGACAATCGTTTTGAGTTACTCAGAGAGCTTTTATTAGAAGATGATAGAGAAAAATTTGAAACTCTTAGCAAAGAGATTATTCAAAAAGAAAAATTCTCTAGACGTGTAGAACCTTTAGTTGACAAAAAAATTGAAGATCTTCGTGAGAATTTCCCAAAATATTTTGGAGGAACGATTACAGAAACTATAAAAGTTCAAATTAGAGATTCGCAAGACGAAGTTGTAGAAGCCCTGTACCCAATTATGGGTAAGTTGGTTAAGAAAGCTATTGTAAGTGAAGTTACAAAGTTGTCTGACAGTATAAATAAAACAATAAAAGAAAAATTTTCTCTCCAGCAAGTTGTGGCTCGCTTTTTTAAAGGAAAAAATAACGATGCAGGAGTTGTATTACAAGAAGTTTTTGAGCCCATTATAGAAGAAGTTTTTATAATCGAAAAAGACTCTGGCTTATTAGCAGGAAGCTACTCAAGAGGTAGTGTTGCAGATAAAGATATGGTTTCTGGGATGTTAACCGCCATTAAATCTTTTGCAGAAGATGCTTTTTCCAAAGAAGGCCAAAACTTAGAAGATATTAAATTCGATTCTTTTCAGCTTTCCATAAAAAACTTTAAATCTATTTATATAGCCATTGCAACTTCGGGTGTTTTAAATGCCGATTTTAAAGATAAAATGGCAGATAACGTAAATAATTTGGCTGAAGTTATTCTTAGAAATCGAAAATACTTATCAGACGAAATAAAATTAAATGTGTTAATAGAAAGACATTTAATAGACTAA
- a CDS encoding RNA polymerase sigma factor produces MTDEIVLVKQLKTPQTRDKAFRELISLYKERLYWHIRKIVISHDDADDVLQNTFIKVYKNIDKFNQKSKLFSWMYRIATNESISFINKRAKERNVDISEIHERLASTLESDVFFSGNEIQLILQKAIATLPQKQQLVFNMKYFEELKYEEISNILETSVGALKASYFHAVKKIESYIKNKTN; encoded by the coding sequence TTGACAGACGAAATTGTTCTAGTAAAACAACTTAAAACCCCTCAAACACGAGATAAAGCGTTTAGAGAATTAATTTCCCTGTACAAAGAACGATTGTATTGGCATATTCGTAAAATAGTAATTTCGCATGACGATGCAGACGATGTTTTACAAAACACCTTTATTAAAGTTTACAAAAATATCGATAAATTTAACCAAAAAAGTAAATTATTTTCGTGGATGTATCGAATTGCTACAAACGAATCTATTTCCTTTATTAATAAAAGAGCAAAAGAAAGAAATGTAGATATTTCTGAAATACACGAACGATTAGCCTCTACTTTAGAGAGTGATGTTTTTTTCTCTGGGAACGAAATTCAGCTTATTTTACAAAAAGCCATTGCAACACTTCCACAGAAACAACAGTTAGTTTTTAATATGAAATATTTCGAAGAATTAAAGTACGAAGAAATCTCTAACATCTTAGAAACTTCTGTTGGAGCATTAAAAGCCTCTTACTTTCACGCAGTTAAGAAAATAGAAAGTTATATAAAAAATAAAACCAATTAA
- the kdsB gene encoding 3-deoxy-manno-octulosonate cytidylyltransferase, with translation MKIIAMIPARYSASRFPGKLMKDLGGKSIILRTYEAALNTNLFSEVYVVTDSEIIRENISNAGGNVIMSTKEHECGSDRIAEAVEDIQTDIVINVQGDEPFIDEISLSKLIDVFKEDIKNEVDLASLKVQITNKEDIENPNNVKVITDVNNLAIYFSRSVIPYHRDTNVDVKYYKHKGVYAFRKQALLDFYKTPMTPLETAEKIEAIRYQEIGKKIKMIETSVETVGIDTPEDLEKAKKYLNL, from the coding sequence ATGAAAATTATTGCAATGATTCCTGCACGTTACAGTGCATCTCGTTTTCCTGGTAAATTAATGAAAGATTTAGGAGGAAAATCTATAATTTTAAGAACCTATGAAGCTGCTTTAAACACCAATTTATTTAGCGAAGTTTATGTGGTTACAGATTCGGAAATTATTAGAGAAAATATTTCTAATGCTGGTGGAAATGTAATTATGAGTACAAAAGAACACGAATGTGGTTCCGATAGAATTGCAGAGGCTGTAGAAGATATCCAAACAGATATTGTAATTAATGTTCAAGGAGATGAGCCCTTTATAGATGAGATTTCTCTATCTAAACTAATAGATGTCTTTAAAGAAGATATTAAAAATGAAGTAGACTTAGCATCTTTAAAAGTACAAATTACAAATAAAGAAGATATAGAAAACCCTAATAACGTTAAAGTAATTACAGATGTAAATAATTTAGCCATTTACTTTTCGAGAAGTGTAATTCCTTATCATAGAGATACAAACGTAGATGTAAAATATTACAAACACAAAGGCGTTTATGCTTTTAGAAAACAAGCTTTATTGGATTTTTACAAAACACCAATGACACCTTTAGAGACTGCAGAAAAAATAGAAGCCATTCGTTACCAAGAAATTGGAAAAAAAATAAAAATGATAGAAACTTCTGTGGAGACTGTTGGTATTGATACTCCTGAAGATTTAGAAAAAGCAAAAAAATATTTAAACTTATAA
- a CDS encoding OmpA/MotB family protein, with protein sequence MRKIFIPITVFALLATSCVSKKKYAALESKYVNTKGNLQKTTLEKEALEAKFAKIEQRVDRFNAKINSLQNDNVTLKNENDVKLDMVGKTAVISNKTRERMRETLAKVDPAKLAEAKTLKDSLNLAVSYNLMNSVGLSDIKNSEDIDIDIDQTVVMISVSDKLLFNTASYRVKKSAYKLITQLADIIQSEPSMDVMIEGHTDSRTINNAVVEDNWDLSVKRATSIVRLLQNKFNIDGSRLIASGRGDTMPLVPNTSSENRAKNRRTRIVILPNLDKFFALLAEDGVIEKN encoded by the coding sequence ATGAGAAAAATTTTTATTCCAATTACAGTTTTTGCATTGCTTGCAACTTCTTGTGTATCAAAGAAAAAGTATGCTGCTTTAGAAAGTAAGTATGTAAATACGAAAGGTAATCTTCAAAAAACAACTTTAGAAAAAGAAGCTTTAGAAGCAAAGTTTGCCAAAATAGAACAACGTGTAGATCGTTTTAATGCGAAGATTAACTCTTTGCAAAATGATAATGTAACACTAAAAAACGAGAACGATGTTAAACTAGATATGGTTGGTAAAACCGCAGTTATCTCAAACAAAACAAGAGAACGAATGAGAGAAACTTTGGCAAAAGTAGATCCTGCAAAGTTGGCAGAAGCAAAAACGTTAAAAGATTCTTTAAATTTGGCTGTTTCTTATAATCTAATGAATTCTGTAGGTCTTTCTGATATTAAAAATTCTGAAGATATAGATATTGATATTGACCAAACCGTGGTTATGATTTCTGTATCAGATAAATTGTTGTTTAACACAGCAAGTTACAGGGTTAAAAAAAGTGCTTATAAGTTAATTACACAGTTGGCAGATATTATTCAATCTGAACCAAGTATGGATGTAATGATTGAAGGACATACAGATTCTAGAACCATAAATAATGCAGTTGTAGAGGATAATTGGGATTTAAGTGTAAAAAGAGCAACCTCTATTGTTAGGCTTCTACAAAATAAATTTAATATAGATGGAAGTCGTTTAATTGCTTCTGGTAGAGGAGATACAATGCCTTTGGTGCCTAATACAAGTAGCGAAAATAGAGCAAAAAATAGAAGAACAAGAATAGTAATTCTACCTAACTTAGATAAGTTTTTTGCATTACTTGCAGAAGATGGAGTAATTGAGAAAAACTAA
- a CDS encoding MBL fold metallo-hydrolase yields MKSDKKPLKITFLGTGTSQGIPMIASKDPVCLSKNLKDKRLRSSILISWNDVSYVIDCGPDFRQQMLRENVESIQGVLFTHEHADHTAGLDDLRPFCYQIGEMPIYLNQQTLDSLKQRFQYIFSIENRYPGAPSVSPFVLDKNSFMLNDLEVQPIEILHGKLSILGYRFQQLAYLTDAKHINETEKQKLKNLDVLIVNALRIEAHPTHFNLEEALELVEELQPKRTYFTHISHKLGFHEEVSKKLPKNVFLAFDGLKIET; encoded by the coding sequence ATGAAAAGTGATAAAAAACCGTTAAAAATAACCTTTTTAGGCACAGGAACATCGCAAGGTATTCCAATGATTGCTAGTAAAGACCCTGTTTGTTTGTCTAAAAACCTTAAAGATAAGCGTTTACGCTCTTCTATCTTAATTTCTTGGAACGATGTTTCTTATGTAATTGATTGTGGTCCCGATTTTCGCCAACAAATGTTACGTGAAAATGTAGAGAGTATTCAAGGAGTTTTATTTACACACGAGCATGCAGATCATACAGCAGGTTTAGACGATTTGCGCCCTTTTTGTTATCAAATAGGAGAGATGCCTATTTATTTAAATCAACAAACATTAGATAGTTTAAAACAACGTTTTCAGTATATTTTTTCCATAGAAAATAGGTATCCAGGAGCTCCAAGTGTTTCGCCTTTTGTTTTAGATAAAAATTCTTTTATGTTGAATGATTTAGAGGTACAACCCATCGAAATTTTACATGGAAAATTATCTATCTTAGGATATCGCTTTCAACAATTGGCGTATTTAACAGATGCAAAACACATTAACGAGACTGAAAAGCAAAAATTAAAAAATTTAGATGTTTTAATTGTAAATGCATTAAGAATAGAAGCGCATCCTACCCATTTTAATTTAGAAGAAGCTTTAGAATTGGTAGAAGAATTACAACCCAAAAGAACGTATTTTACACACATTAGTCATAAGTTAGGTTTTCATGAAGAAGTATCAAAAAAACTACCTAAAAATGTGTTTTTAGCTTTCGATGGTTTAAAAATTGAAACTTAG
- a CDS encoding sensor of ECF-type sigma factor, with translation MKKNILTFTFLFLSLFQVFGQEKKESREKIKALKVSYFTEELQLSSVDAEKFWPIYNVHEEKIDNLRNKWRVDIKNKIKDAGNLEDLSEAEAKKLVLMNEDLGKKMIAEKEDFLKKVSQFLPYKKILKLYIAEREFGRKLMRKYGKDKKKKEK, from the coding sequence ATGAAAAAAAATATTTTAACTTTTACATTTTTATTTCTATCTCTTTTCCAAGTATTTGGACAAGAAAAAAAAGAAAGCAGAGAAAAAATTAAGGCTTTAAAAGTTTCTTATTTTACAGAAGAGCTCCAACTCTCTAGTGTTGATGCTGAAAAATTTTGGCCTATTTACAATGTGCATGAAGAAAAAATAGATAATTTAAGGAACAAATGGAGAGTAGATATTAAAAATAAAATTAAAGATGCTGGTAATTTAGAAGACTTATCTGAAGCTGAAGCTAAAAAGCTAGTTTTAATGAATGAAGACCTTGGTAAAAAAATGATTGCAGAAAAAGAAGATTTCCTAAAAAAAGTATCGCAATTTCTTCCTTATAAAAAAATATTAAAATTGTATATTGCTGAAAGAGAATTTGGTAGAAAACTAATGCGAAAATACGGAAAAGACAAAAAGAAAAAAGAAAAATAG
- a CDS encoding Rab family GTPase, with amino-acid sequence MIAKKVLLVGNFGVGKTSLIRRFVLNQFSEDYISTIGVRVSSKVVAYENQEIKLLIWDVAGTSGDEKIPKAYFLGASAAMFVFDVSREETYLSIDKHLASIKELSGLQNITIVGNKKDLLSKEELETVIDTVSVKIDLITSAKEDDNVEDAFLQLTSQAIK; translated from the coding sequence ATGATTGCAAAAAAAGTTTTATTAGTTGGAAATTTTGGCGTTGGAAAAACGTCTTTAATTAGAAGGTTTGTATTAAATCAATTTTCGGAAGACTATATAAGTACCATTGGCGTTCGTGTAAGTTCTAAAGTTGTAGCCTACGAAAACCAAGAAATAAAATTACTAATTTGGGATGTTGCAGGAACCAGTGGAGATGAGAAAATACCCAAAGCCTATTTTTTAGGTGCAAGTGCAGCCATGTTTGTTTTTGATGTAAGTAGAGAAGAAACATACTTATCTATAGATAAACATTTGGCGAGTATTAAAGAACTTTCTGGTTTGCAAAATATTACCATTGTTGGTAACAAAAAAGACTTGCTTTCTAAAGAAGAATTAGAAACAGTTATAGATACAGTTTCTGTAAAAATTGACTTGATTACCAGTGCAAAAGAAGACGATAATGTAGAAGATGCATTCTTACAATTAACCTCGCAAGCCATAAAATAA
- a CDS encoding lmo0937 family membrane protein yields the protein MRSILWLVAVVCIIIWALGFLGVVPGIATGSLIHILLVIAIIVILYNIISGRKPL from the coding sequence ATGAGAAGTATATTATGGCTTGTAGCTGTCGTTTGTATTATTATTTGGGCGTTAGGTTTTTTAGGAGTCGTTCCTGGAATCGCAACTGGTAGTTTAATTCACATTCTATTAGTAATCGCAATAATTGTAATTTTATACAACATTATATCTGGTAGAAAACCGCTATAA
- a CDS encoding valine--tRNA ligase encodes MTIPSKYDASKVEDKWYDYWMKNNYFHSTPDEREPYTIVIPPPNVTGVLHMGHMLNNTIQDVLIRRARLLGKNACWVPGTDHASIATEAKVVAKLKEKGIKKSDLTREEFLQHAFAWKDEYGGIILEQLKKLGASCDWERTAFTMDPEMSESVIKVFVDLYNKGLIYRGYRMVNWDPEAKTTLSDEEVIHEERQGNLYYLKYKILSSTFSEGKGTEQDASNNSEELEETYLTIATTRPETIFGDTAICINPNDERFTHLKGKKAIVPLCGRIIPIIEDEYVDVEFGTGCLKVTPAHDENDKNLGDKHNLEVIDIFNDDASLNSFGLHYQGKDRFVVRKEISKELEEKGFLVKTEVHTNKVGTSERTKAVIEPRLSDQWFLKMKDLAQPAIDAVLGEDAEINLFPKKFENTYRHWMENVRDWNISRQLWWGQQIPAYFYGDGKEDFVVAENIEEALLLAKEKTSNSQLQTSDLTQDEDALDTWFSSWLWPMSVFDGIRNPENEEIKYYYPTNDLVTGPDILFFWVARMIVAGYEYKDEKPFQNVYLTGLVRDKQRRKMSKSLGNSPDALKLIDDYGADGVRVGLLLSSAAGNDLMFDEDLCQQGKGFANKIWNAFRLIKGWEVDASLEQPATAKIGLEWYEAKFQKALAEIEDHFSKYRLSDALMAIYKLINDDFSSWLLEIVKPAYQKPIDKTTFDAIITVLENNLKVLHPFMPFLTEEIWQYIADRTKSEALIIAKYPEVKEFNSKIITGFEFASNVVSGIRTIRKDKNISFKDAVELFVIDNEKNSNQFNEVIQKLTNTSTIKTVSEKVEGASFRVKSNEYFIPISIENIDVEAEIEKLSGELKRAEGFLVGIQKKLSNERFVSNAPEKVLALERKKEADTLAKIETIIGSLNSLK; translated from the coding sequence ATGACAATTCCATCTAAATACGATGCAAGTAAAGTAGAAGATAAGTGGTATGATTACTGGATGAAAAACAATTATTTTCATTCAACACCAGATGAAAGAGAGCCTTACACCATTGTAATTCCACCTCCAAACGTAACAGGAGTTTTACACATGGGACACATGTTAAACAACACAATACAAGATGTGTTAATTAGACGTGCACGTTTGTTGGGCAAAAATGCTTGTTGGGTTCCTGGAACAGATCACGCATCTATTGCTACAGAAGCCAAAGTGGTTGCGAAATTAAAAGAAAAAGGAATTAAAAAAAGCGATTTAACTAGAGAAGAATTTTTACAGCATGCATTTGCTTGGAAAGATGAATATGGAGGAATTATTCTAGAACAATTAAAAAAATTAGGTGCTTCTTGCGACTGGGAAAGAACGGCGTTTACGATGGATCCAGAAATGTCGGAATCTGTAATTAAAGTTTTTGTTGATTTATACAACAAAGGCTTAATTTACAGAGGTTATAGAATGGTAAACTGGGATCCAGAAGCAAAAACAACACTTTCAGATGAAGAAGTAATTCATGAAGAAAGACAAGGAAATTTATATTATTTGAAGTATAAAATCCTATCCTCAACCTTTTCCGAAGGAAAGGGAACTGAGCAAGATGCTTCAAATAACAGTGAGGAGTTAGAGGAGACTTATTTAACAATTGCTACAACAAGACCAGAAACAATTTTTGGAGATACTGCAATATGTATTAACCCAAATGACGAGCGTTTTACACATTTAAAAGGAAAAAAAGCAATTGTGCCTTTATGTGGAAGAATTATTCCAATTATCGAAGATGAATATGTAGATGTGGAGTTTGGAACAGGTTGTTTAAAAGTAACTCCTGCTCACGATGAAAATGATAAGAACCTTGGAGATAAGCACAATTTAGAAGTAATAGATATTTTTAATGACGATGCTTCTTTAAATTCATTCGGATTGCATTATCAAGGAAAAGATAGGTTTGTAGTTCGTAAAGAAATCTCGAAAGAATTAGAAGAAAAAGGATTTTTAGTAAAGACGGAAGTTCATACCAATAAAGTAGGAACATCAGAAAGGACCAAAGCAGTAATTGAGCCTAGATTGTCCGACCAATGGTTTTTAAAAATGAAAGATTTAGCACAACCTGCTATTGATGCTGTTTTGGGTGAAGATGCAGAAATCAACTTATTTCCAAAGAAATTCGAAAATACCTATCGTCATTGGATGGAAAATGTGCGCGATTGGAATATTTCTCGTCAGCTTTGGTGGGGACAACAAATTCCTGCGTATTTCTATGGAGATGGAAAAGAAGATTTTGTTGTTGCAGAGAATATTGAGGAAGCACTTTTGCTTGCAAAAGAAAAAACTTCAAACTCCCAACTTCAAACTTCCGATTTAACTCAAGATGAAGATGCTTTAGATACCTGGTTTTCTTCTTGGTTATGGCCAATGTCTGTTTTCGACGGAATTAGAAATCCAGAAAACGAAGAAATAAAATACTATTACCCAACAAACGATTTAGTTACAGGCCCCGATATTTTATTTTTCTGGGTCGCAAGAATGATTGTTGCAGGATATGAATATAAAGATGAAAAACCTTTCCAAAATGTTTATTTAACAGGTTTAGTTAGAGATAAACAAAGACGTAAAATGTCTAAATCTTTAGGAAACTCGCCAGATGCTTTAAAGTTAATTGACGATTATGGAGCAGATGGAGTAAGGGTTGGTTTGTTGTTAAGTTCTGCAGCTGGAAACGATTTAATGTTCGACGAAGATTTATGTCAACAAGGAAAAGGATTTGCCAACAAAATCTGGAATGCTTTCCGTTTGATAAAAGGTTGGGAAGTAGATGCTAGTTTAGAACAACCAGCAACAGCTAAAATAGGTTTAGAATGGTATGAAGCGAAATTTCAAAAAGCTTTGGCAGAAATTGAAGATCATTTTTCTAAATATAGGTTGTCAGACGCTTTAATGGCGATTTATAAATTGATAAATGACGATTTTTCTTCTTGGTTATTAGAAATTGTAAAGCCTGCATACCAAAAACCTATAGACAAAACAACGTTCGATGCAATTATTACAGTTTTAGAAAATAACCTGAAAGTATTGCATCCATTTATGCCGTTTTTAACAGAAGAAATTTGGCAATATATTGCAGATAGAACTAAAAGTGAAGCTTTAATTATCGCAAAATACCCAGAGGTTAAAGAATTTAATTCTAAAATTATTACAGGTTTTGAATTTGCATCAAACGTGGTTTCAGGAATTAGAACCATCAGAAAAGATAAAAATATTTCTTTTAAAGATGCAGTTGAGTTATTTGTAATAGATAATGAAAAGAACTCAAATCAGTTTAATGAAGTTATTCAAAAACTAACAAATACATCAACTATAAAAACCGTTTCAGAAAAAGTAGAAGGCGCATCTTTTAGAGTAAAATCGAATGAATACTTTATTCCAATTTCTATTGAAAATATAGATGTAGAGGCAGAAATTGAAAAATTATCTGGAGAGTTAAAAAGAGCAGAAGGCTTTTTAGTGGGCATTCAAAAGAAATTATCGAATGAACGTTTTGTTTCTAATGCACCAGAAAAAGTATTAGCTTTAGAACGTAAAAAAGAAGCAGATACTTTGGCGAAAATAGAAACGATAATTGGGAGTTTAAATTCTTTAAAATAA
- a CDS encoding TonB-dependent receptor — protein sequence MAISLKGDQKISSVPTTKSKALRINLNSDIYGTFAEIGAGQETARNFFRSGAASGTIAKAMSAYDKDFSDAIYGMEEDKRYVTQPRLKKMLRHEIDLIEDRLSREKHPDKLFFSYANTVTTIDFARKFKGHGWVGIRFQLDPLEGYNEIILHLRFKETDARLQQETLGILGVNLLYGAFYLNDNPKELVKSFYHNLTNDQLEIDMINFSGPRFMYVDNRLMSLQLLKNGMTNAVMFGPDGNNLLPAQVLYKKNILALRGSFRPVTKVNMDMYENAKKLFLAENKVDESRTQVIFEITLSNLSAEGKINERDFLDRAELLCSLGQNVMITSFQQYFKLVEYFSEFTKERMALAMGVHNLIQIFDEKYYRNLSGGILEAFGKLFYRDLKVYMYPYKDKASGEYINSDNLKVHPRMKELYKFFKNNGKLIDIKDFDPEILEIFSRTVLKMIMDGEKGWEEMLPEGIDDLIKQKRLFGYSRSRVKK from the coding sequence ATGGCAATTTCTTTAAAAGGAGATCAAAAAATAAGTAGTGTACCAACTACAAAAAGTAAAGCACTAAGAATTAACCTAAATAGCGATATTTATGGAACGTTTGCAGAAATTGGAGCTGGACAAGAAACTGCTCGTAATTTCTTTAGATCTGGTGCCGCAAGTGGAACTATTGCAAAGGCTATGAGTGCGTATGATAAGGATTTTTCGGATGCTATTTATGGTATGGAAGAAGACAAACGTTACGTTACACAACCTCGTTTAAAGAAAATGTTACGTCATGAAATTGATTTAATTGAAGACAGGTTAAGTAGAGAAAAACATCCTGACAAATTATTTTTTAGTTATGCAAATACAGTTACAACAATAGACTTTGCAAGAAAATTTAAAGGTCATGGTTGGGTTGGTATTCGCTTTCAACTAGATCCTTTAGAAGGCTATAACGAAATTATTTTACACTTACGTTTTAAAGAAACAGATGCTCGTTTGCAACAAGAAACTTTAGGAATTTTAGGTGTAAACTTATTGTATGGTGCGTTTTATTTAAACGACAACCCTAAAGAATTGGTAAAGTCTTTTTATCATAATTTAACGAACGATCAATTAGAAATTGATATGATTAATTTCTCTGGTCCACGTTTTATGTATGTAGATAATCGTTTAATGAGTTTGCAATTGCTTAAAAATGGCATGACAAATGCAGTAATGTTTGGTCCAGATGGAAATAATTTATTACCAGCACAAGTACTTTACAAGAAAAACATACTGGCTTTAAGGGGTAGTTTTAGACCTGTTACCAAAGTAAATATGGATATGTACGAAAATGCTAAGAAATTATTTTTAGCAGAAAATAAAGTAGACGAATCTCGAACACAAGTTATTTTCGAAATTACTTTAAGTAATTTAAGTGCAGAAGGAAAAATTAACGAACGAGATTTCTTAGACAGAGCAGAATTATTATGTTCTCTTGGGCAAAATGTTATGATTACCAGTTTTCAACAATATTTTAAATTGGTAGAGTATTTTAGTGAATTTACAAAAGAGAGAATGGCATTGGCAATGGGTGTTCACAACCTTATTCAAATTTTCGATGAAAAATACTACCGAAATTTAAGTGGTGGAATTTTAGAAGCTTTTGGTAAACTTTTCTACAGAGATTTAAAAGTTTATATGTACCCTTATAAAGATAAAGCGTCTGGAGAATATATAAACAGCGATAATTTAAAGGTACATCCAAGAATGAAAGAATTGTATAAATTCTTTAAAAACAACGGAAAACTTATAGATATAAAAGACTTCGATCCAGAAATTTTAGAAATTTTCTCTAGAACCGTTTTAAAAATGATTATGGATGGAGAAAAAGGCTGGGAAGAAATGCTGCCAGAAGGAATCGACGATTTAATTAAACAAAAAAGATTGTTTGGCTACTCTCGTTCTCGCGTAAAAAAATAA
- a CDS encoding HAD family hydrolase, with amino-acid sequence MPKTIKVIAFDADDTLWVNETYFREAEEEFTKLLSKYETKNKIDQELFKVEIKNLIHYGYGVKGFVLSMIECALELSNYKISQQTIEKILNIGKEMLEKPIELLAGIEDVLASLQGKYKLIVATKGDLLDQERKLEKSNLLKYFHHIEVMSDKKEKDYKKLIGHLDIKPEEFLMIGNSLKSDVLPLIAIGASAIHVPFHTTWVHEEVSQKEQENAEYATLTNINEVLSLI; translated from the coding sequence ATTCCTAAAACTATAAAAGTAATTGCTTTTGATGCAGATGACACTTTGTGGGTAAACGAAACCTACTTTAGAGAAGCAGAGGAGGAGTTTACCAAGTTACTTTCTAAATACGAAACTAAAAATAAGATAGATCAAGAGCTTTTTAAAGTCGAAATTAAAAATTTAATCCATTATGGTTATGGAGTAAAAGGATTTGTACTTTCTATGATAGAATGTGCTTTGGAGCTATCTAATTATAAGATTTCGCAACAAACCATCGAAAAAATATTGAACATTGGAAAAGAAATGCTCGAAAAACCCATTGAACTTTTAGCAGGAATTGAAGACGTTTTAGCATCTCTGCAAGGAAAATATAAATTAATTGTTGCTACAAAAGGCGATTTGTTAGACCAAGAAAGAAAGTTAGAAAAATCGAATTTGCTAAAATACTTTCATCATATAGAAGTAATGAGCGACAAAAAAGAGAAAGATTACAAAAAACTGATTGGACATTTAGATATAAAACCAGAAGAATTTTTAATGATTGGAAACTCTTTAAAGTCAGACGTTTTACCATTAATAGCCATTGGAGCATCTGCAATTCACGTTCCTTTTCACACGACTTGGGTGCATGAAGAGGTTTCACAGAAAGAACAAGAAAATGCGGAATATGCTACATTAACAAATATCAACGAAGTTTTATCGCTCATTTAA